Proteins co-encoded in one Dasypus novemcinctus isolate mDasNov1 chromosome 6, mDasNov1.1.hap2, whole genome shotgun sequence genomic window:
- the NODAL gene encoding nodal homolog, protein MHRLPLLLHAWWALLQEGSATVGQPSSPSPLAYMLSLYRDPPPRADIIRSLQAQDVEMQGQNWTFAFDFSFLSQEEDLAWAELRLQLPNPVDLPSETPFSIEIFHQSKLDTEQAPADCLERLRMDLFTVTPSQVTFSSGSMVLKVTRPLSKWLKHPGELEEQMSGPARECWPRPPKPPSTDVLLMLYSNLPQVQRRPGSSTLLWEAESSWRAQEGQLSWERARRHRRQHLPDRSQLCRKVKFQVDFNLIGWGSWIIYPKQYNAYRCEGECPNPVGEEFHPTNHAYIQSLLKRYQPHRVPSTCCAPVKTKPLSMLYVDNGRVLLDHHKDMIVEECGCL, encoded by the exons ATGCACCGCCTGCCGCTCCTTCTCCACGCCTGGTGGGCCCTGCTCCAGGAGGGTTCTGCGACGGTGGGGCAGCCCTCGTCGCCGTCCCCTCTGGCGTATATGCTGAGCCTCTACCGGGACCCGCCGCCCCGGGCCGACATCATCCGCAGCCTGCAGGCGCAAG ATGTGGAGATGCAGGGGCAAAACTGGACCTTTGCTTTTGACTTCTCCTTCCTGAGCCAAGAAGAGGATCTGGCGTGGGCTGAACTCCGGCTGCAGCTGCCCAACCCCGTGGACCTTCCTTCCGAGACCCCATTCTCCATCGAGATTTTCCACCAGTCAAAGCTGGACACGGAGCAGGCCCCAGCCGATTGCCTGGAGCGTCTTCGGATGGACCTGTTCACTGTCACTCCGTCTCAGGTCACCTTCTCTTCGGGCAGCATGGTCCTAAAGGTGACCAGGCCACTCTCCAAGTGGCTGAAGCATCCCGGGGAGTTAGAGGAGCAGATGTCCGGCCCAGCCAGAGAGTGTTGGCCGCGGCCACCCAAGCCGCCCAGCACCGACGTGCTCCTCATGCTGTACTCCAACCTCCCCCAGGTGCAGAGGCGGCCGGGCAGCTCCACACTACTGTGGGAGGCTGAGAGCTCCTGGCGGGCCCAGGAGGGACAGCTCTCCTGGGAGAGAGCCAGGAGGCACAGGCGACAACACTTGCCAGACAGAAGCCAACTGTGTCGGAAGGTCAAATTCCAGGTGGACTTCAACCTGATCGGATGGGGCTCCTGGATCATCTACCCCAAGCAGTACAATGCCTATCGCTGCGAAGGCGAGTGTCCCAACCCTGTGGGGGAGGAGTTTCATCCCACCAACCATGCATACATCCAG AGTCTGCTGAAACGTTACCAGCCCCACCGAGTGCCCTCCACCTGCTGCGCCCCGGTGAAGACGAAGCCGTTGAGTATGCTCTATGTGGACAATggcagagtcctgctggaccatcACAAAGACATGATAGTGGAAGAGTGTGGGTGTCTATGA